In a single window of the Ruminococcus albus 7 = DSM 20455 genome:
- a CDS encoding electron transporter RnfD gives METKINEEKKLISPTDKMSYMGRIDFDDPNAPVFIWAGSNVRMRFKGTSVSAVIYNRRFFNKMSLGYVIDGKVCSVDFGDESEWEKEYCVTLADSLEDTEHEIVLFKRQDASHYFKFLGFIIDGEVLDAPVLPKRKIEVYGDSVSAGAVVEAHGYEGKTDPEGQNGIYDNAWYSYAAITARNLGAQLNCTAQGGISVFDNTGWYHSPDFIGMETAYNKLCYFPEGEKGYTPWDFGRYTPNVVIFAVGQNDSHNEADGDPDITDAAFRTRWKEGYKTIIKDLRVKYPKAYFVLLLTVLGHDPEWDKAIDEIANELGDEHIKHFMFTRTGKATPGHPRISEQYEMAEELTAYISSLGDDIWK, from the coding sequence ATGGAAACAAAGATCAATGAAGAAAAAAAGCTTATCAGTCCCACAGACAAAATGTCCTATATGGGCAGGATAGACTTTGACGATCCTAATGCGCCTGTATTTATATGGGCAGGTTCAAATGTGCGCATGAGGTTCAAAGGCACAAGTGTCAGTGCTGTGATATACAACAGGCGTTTTTTCAATAAAATGTCACTGGGGTATGTCATAGACGGAAAGGTGTGCAGCGTAGATTTCGGTGACGAAAGCGAATGGGAGAAAGAGTACTGTGTAACCCTTGCAGACTCCCTTGAAGACACCGAGCACGAGATAGTGCTTTTCAAGCGTCAGGATGCTTCCCACTATTTCAAATTCCTGGGATTTATTATTGACGGCGAGGTGCTCGATGCCCCTGTTCTTCCAAAAAGGAAAATCGAAGTGTACGGCGATTCCGTATCAGCAGGCGCGGTAGTTGAAGCCCACGGCTACGAGGGCAAGACAGACCCCGAAGGACAAAACGGCATCTACGATAATGCGTGGTACAGCTATGCAGCTATAACTGCCAGAAATCTCGGGGCGCAGCTGAACTGTACAGCCCAGGGCGGAATATCTGTATTTGATAACACAGGCTGGTATCATTCCCCTGATTTCATCGGCATGGAAACTGCCTACAACAAGCTTTGCTATTTTCCCGAGGGCGAAAAAGGATATACCCCGTGGGACTTCGGCAGATATACCCCGAACGTGGTCATATTCGCTGTAGGACAGAATGACAGCCACAACGAAGCCGACGGTGATCCGGATATCACAGACGCGGCTTTCCGTACACGCTGGAAAGAGGGCTATAAGACTATCATCAAAGATCTGCGCGTAAAATATCCCAAGGCTTATTTCGTCCTCCTGCTCACAGTTCTAGGTCACGATCCCGAATGGGATAAGGCGATCGATGAGATAGCAAATGAACTCGGTGACGAGCATATAAAGCATTTCATGTTCACCCGTACAGGCAAGGCTACACCCGGCCACCCCAGAATATCCGAACAGTATGAGATGGCAGAAGAACTCACAGCCTACATATCATCCCTTGGTGATGATATCTGGAAATGA